Proteins co-encoded in one Opisthocomus hoazin isolate bOpiHoa1 chromosome 9, bOpiHoa1.hap1, whole genome shotgun sequence genomic window:
- the IFT70B gene encoding intraflagellar transport protein 70B has product MEAAPVPDGRYTAVVYGLIGGGRCAEAVSLLSRELQKSCRSRGGLSLLGYCHYQLQDFAAAAECYEQLLALHPELDAYRLYQAQALYKAGLYAEALRAASPLLDLPAYQGRALHLQAAVHYAQGDLPAAESLVEEALAAAADSGPRAAEDPSERADAEISLGCLLYRQGRHEEASGKFAGAMQMLGYCPELSYNMALCCYAARQYAPALKHISDIIERGIHQHPELSVGMTTEGIDVRSVGNTLLLHRTALVEAFNLKAAIEYQLRNLQAAQEALTNMPPRAEEELDPVTLHNQALMNMDSQPTEGFEKLQFLLLQNPCPPETFGNLLLLYCKHQYYDLAADVLAENAHLTYKLLTPYLYNFLDAVITCQTAPEEAFHKLEGSAGMLTEQLRKLTKQVQEARQNWDDEAVKKAVNEYDETLDKYVPVLMAQAKIYWDMKNYAVVEKIFRKSVEFCNDHEVWKLNVAHVLFMQENKYKEAISLYEPIVKKHYDDILQVSAIVLANLCVSYILTSQNEDAEELMRKIEKGEEQLSYENPDKNTYHLCIVNLVIGTLYCVKGNYDFGISRVIKSLEPYNKKLSTDTWYYAKRCFLSLLENMSKHMIMLRDNVIQECIQFLKQCELYGRNIPAVIEQPLEEKRMHSGKNTVTYEARLLRALMYKIIGWTA; this is encoded by the coding sequence ATGGAGGCCGCGCCGGTGCCCGACGGACGGTACACGGCCGTGGTCTACGGGCTGATCGGCGGCGGGCGGTGCGCGGAGGCGGTGTCGCTGCTGAGCCGGgagctgcagaagagctgccGCTCCCGGGGCGGCCTCTCGCTGCTGGGCTACTGCCACTACCAGCTGCAGGACTTCGCGGCGGCGGCCGAGTGCTACGAGCAGCTGCTGGCGCTGCACCCCGAGCTGGACGCGTACCGGCTTTACCAGGCGCAGGCCCTCTACAAGGCCGGGCTCTACGCCGAGGCCCTGCGGGCCGCCAGCCCGCTGCTGGACCTCCCGGCCTACCAGGGCCGCGCCCTGCACCTGCAGGCCGCCGTCCACTACGCCCAGGGCGACCTCCCGGCGGCCGAGAGCCTGGTGGAGGAGGCGCTGGCCGCCGCCGCGGACAGCGGCCCCAGAGCCGCCGAGGACCCCTCGGAGCGGGCCGACGCCGAGATCAGCTTGGGCTGCCTGCTGTACCGGCAGGGGCGGCACGAAGAGGCCAGCGGCAAGTTTGCGGGCGCCATGCAGATGCTGGGCTACTGCCCGGAGCTGTCCTACAACATGGCGCTGTGCTGCTACGCGGCCAGGCAGTACGCCCCTGCCCTCAAGCACATCTCCGATATCATTGAGCGCGGCATCCACCAGCACCCGGAGCTCAGTGTGGGCATGACCACGGAGGGCATTGACGTCCGCAGCGTCGGCAACACACTGCTCCTGCACCGCACGGCCCTGGTGGAGGCCTTCAACCTCAAGGCGGCCATTGAGTACCAGCTGCGCAACCTGCAGGCGGCCCAGGAGGCACTCACGAACATGCCGCCGAGGGCGGAGGAGGAGCTGGACCCAGTCACGCTGCACAACCAAGCGCTGATGAACATGGACAGCCAGCCCACTGAAGGGTTTGAGAAACTgcagtttcttctgctgcagaacCCTTGTCCACCAGAAACTTTTGGAAACTTGCTGCTCCTCTATTGCAAGCACCAGTACTACGACCTGGCAGCTGATGTGCTGGCAGAGAACGCCCATCTGACCTACAAACTGCTCACACCTTACTTGTACAACTTCTTGGATGCCGTTATTACTTGTCAAACTGCCCCTGAGGAGGCCTTTCACAAGCTAGAGGGTTCAGCAGGGATGCTGACCGAGCAGCTGAGAAAACTCACGAAGCAGGTGCAGGAAGCTAGGCAAAACTGGGATGATGAAGCTGTAAAAAAGGCAGTTAATGAGTACGATGAGACTCTAGATAAATACGTACCTGTCTTGATGGCCCAGGCAAAGATCTACTGGGACATGAAGAACTACGCAGTGGTAGAAAAGATTTTCCGCAAATCGGTGGAGTTCTGTAACGACCATGAGGTGTGGAAGCTCAATGTGGCTCACGTGCTCTTCATGCAGGAGAACAAGTATAAAGAAGCTATTAGCTTATACGAGCCAATAGTTAAAAAGCACTATGATGACATTCTCCAGGTCAGTGCCATCGTGTTAGCTAACCTCTGCGTTTCCTACATCCTGACAAGCCAGAATGAAGATGCGGAGGAACTGATGAGGAAGATCGAGAAGGGAGAAGAGCAGCTGTCCTATGAAAATCCTGATAAAAACACCTACCATCTTTGCATTGTCAATCTAGTCATTGGTACCCTCTACTGTGTGAAGGGAAACTACGACTTTGGTATTTCAAGGGTCATTAAAAGCCTGGAGCCATATAACAAAAAACTGAGCACTGATACATGGTATTACGCCAAACGATGTTTCCTCTCCTTGCTGGAGAACATGTCCAAGCACATGATCATGCTACGTGACAACGTTATTCAAGAGTGCATCCAGTTTCTGAAGCAGTGTGAGCTGTATGGAAGAAACATCCCAGCTGTCATTGAGCAGCCCCTTGAAGAGAAGAGGATGCACAGTGGGAAAAATACAGTTACCTACGAAGCCAGGCTTTTGAGGGCGCTGATGTATAAGATCATTGGGTGGACTGCGTGA